One part of the Macadamia integrifolia cultivar HAES 741 unplaced genomic scaffold, SCU_Mint_v3 scaffold2537, whole genome shotgun sequence genome encodes these proteins:
- the LOC122066702 gene encoding transcription factor bHLH35-like, with protein MDGHFEATEELDLEGFLMQEGMYTTMAAAAADDNAPTTFSFDNWWPLHLPEAPQEFDDSDHFITSLFADPPTLPSHSPQDQALGAQAEKMLPEQVQRQQQDEEEEEEERVEGEGESEAKKNNGNEGTSRNLVFERQRRKRLNQHLMTLRSLVPNITKMDKRSILIDALAYLQNVLQQIDKEMEKHNLPNLPFASSSSGEDSSTIVEVEAPPLQGHTQEYHHFASPPAISKIEADMVGDERFILKIWCTKRVGAVGLVQRAIEMLGLQVTCASVNQFDNANMLTTTFLRAKKKGGFTVEKLLKKVRTNATELGLLL; from the exons ATGGATGGGCATTTTGAAGCAACAGAGGAGTTGGACTTGGAGGGGTTCTTGATGCAGGAAGGAATGTACACAACAatggcagcagcagcagctgaTGACAATGCTCCTACTACTTTCAGCTTCGATAACTGGTGGCCTCTCCACCTTCCTGAGGCTCCTCAAGAATTTGATGATTCTGATCACTTCATCACTTCTCTTTTTGCTGATCCACCTACCCTTCCTTCTCATTCTCCTCAAGATCAGGCACTTGGGGCTCAAGCAGAGAAAATGCTTCCAGAACAAGTACAGAGGCAACAACAGGacgaggaggaagaggaggaagaacgggtggaaggggaaggagaaagTGAGGCTAAGAAGAACAATGGGAATGAGGGTACAAGTAGGAATTTGGTATTTGAAAGGCAGAGAAGAAAACGTTTGAATCAACATCTCATGACATTGAGGTCTCTTGTCCCCAACATTACAAAG ATGGATAAGAGATCAATTCTTATTGATGCTCTAGCTTATCTCCAGAATGTACTGCAACAGATAGataaagaaatggagaaacacaACTTACCCAACTTACCCTTTGCTTCCTCCTCATCAGGGGAAGATTCCTCTACCATTGTAGAGGTTGAAGCTCCACCATTGCAGGGTCATACTCAAGAGTATCATCATTTTGCTTCTCCTCCTGCTATATCAAAG ATAGAAGCAGATATGGTGGGTGATGAGAGATTCATATTGAAGATTTGGTGTACCAAGAGAGTGGGAGCAGTTGGGCTTGTTCAAAGAGCGATTGAGATGCTGGGTTTGCAGGTCACATGTGCTTCAGTTAATCAGTTTGATAATGCAAACATGCTCACTACCACTTTCCTTAGG GCTAAGAAAAAGGGCGGTTTTACTGTAGAAAAGCTCTTGAAGAAGGTGAGAACAAATGCTACAGAGTTGGGTCTATTGTTGTAG
- the LOC122066701 gene encoding uncharacterized protein LOC122066701 translates to MDGHFEATEELDLEGFLMQEGMYTTMAAAAAAAADDNARTTFSFDNWWPFHLPEVPQGFDDSDHFITSLFVDPPTLPSHSPQDQALGAQAEKMLPEQVQKQQQDEEEEDEEQVEGEGESEAKKNNGNEGTSRNLVFERQRRKRLNQQLLTLRSPVPSITKLRELYCSLFFLLCFQSHISQIDCG, encoded by the coding sequence ATGGATGGGCATTTTGAAGCAACAGAGGAGTTGGACTTGGAGGGGTTCTTGATGCAGGAAGGAATGTACACAACAATGGCAGCGGCGGCAGCAGCAGCTGCTGATGACAATGCTCGTACTACTTTCAGCTTCGATAACTGGTGGCCTTTCCACCTTCCTGAGGTTCCTCAAGGATTTGATGATTCTGATCACTTCATCACTTCTCTTTTTGTTGATCCACCTACCCTTCCTTCTCATTCTCCTCAAGATCAGGCACTTGGGGCTCAAGCAGAGAAAATGCTTCCAGAACAAGTACAGAAGCAACAACAGGACgaggaggaagaggatgaagaacaggtggaaggagaaggagaaagtgaGGCTAAGAAGAACAATGGGAATGAGGGTACAAGTAGGAATTTGGTATTTGAAAGGCAAAGAAGAAAACGTTTGAATCAACAGCTCTTGACATTGAGGTCTCCTGTCCCTAGCATTACAAAGTTAAGGGAGCTCTattgttcattatttttcttgctCTGTTTTCAGTCACACATTTCCCAAATAGATTGTGGTTGA